A region of the Chryseobacterium gotjawalense genome:
ATACTGTTTTTACTTTCGCTGCTGCCGTATCTTCCGCATTACGATAAATTGCAGTTTTATATTTTTGAAGTGTTGATGCAGAATATCTTGCCGGCCCGTATGCAAAGCGATGTTACGGGATATATTCAAAATTTTATTATCCCGAATATAAAAAATATCAGCAATATGACGATTGTGTTTGCAATGGTTTTTGCGGTAAATGGAACGCATTCTTTGATTAACGGTTTTAATTTCAATACCAATTTACAACGGGGTCTTGTTAAAGAATATCTGGTGGCTTTCGTTATAACCATCGCATTTATTCTGCTGATTATTGCTTCTCTGTTGGGAATCTATTACAGTGAAGTAGTTCTGAAATTATTTACACCCGAAATTAACATTTCCTGGTTGGTCGATAATATGTCGAAGATCATTGGATTTATTTCGTTCCCGATTTTCTATTTTATTTTATTGGCGCTTTTTTACTGGGTGGGTTGTTTGAAGATTACCACTTTTAAACAAGCTGTTCCCGGTGCGATTTTAACCACAGTTTTATTTGTGCTGGTGACCTATTTCTTTGCCATTTATGTGAGAAATTTTTCGAGGTACAATGTTCTTTACGGTTCTATCGGAACAATTATTTTGGTAATGGTTTGGGTGAATATCAATATCATTTTAATTTTATTGGGAAATGAATTGAATATCGCCATTAAAAGAGTTCGTGTCGAAAAAATGATTGCTGAAGAAATGGCTTCCGGCGAATTGCAGTTTGATAAAGATCTGCTTTCTGAAACCGAGGATATTATTGAAGACCATCATCATATTACAACGGATAAATGATTTATCAGTTCCGTTAAATTTTTGGATGTTACAGCAATAAGAAAATTTTCCTGTTCACAGATAAAAAGAAACCGTTAGCCTTCTGTTTCTTCCAGATTTTCCTTCTTTTTCCCAATATACTTTAACAAAGAAAAACCTGCGAATCCCGAAATTGCAGAAGCGACCAAAATGGCAAATTTGGCTTCATCCTGAATTTCAGGATGTCCTTTGAAGGAAAGTAAACCAATAAAAATAGACATGGTAAAACCAATTCCTGCCAGAAGTCCCGCGCCCAACATTTGAGACCAGGAACTTTTGTCGGGCAAACTGCTGATTTTTAATTTAATGAAAATCCAGGAAAACAAGTTGATTCCGATGATTTTACCGATGATTAATCCAAAGATAATTCCGTAGCCAAAGTTGCTGAAAAGTCCGTCCACCATTCCGTCTTTAAAAGTGATATTCGTATTGGCCAAAGCAAAAATCGGCATGATCAGAAAGTTGACGGGCAAATGTAATTTCTGCTCTAATTTTTCTAAAGGTGAAATTTCAGTGGTAGAAGTATTGGTCGGAATGGTGAAGGCCAAAAGCACGCCTGCAATCGTCGCATGAATCCCCGAATGGTGCATGAAATACCAAAGAAATAAACCCGGAATAATATAGAAAATATGTTTCTTGAATTTAAAGAAATTCAGCAGGATTAATATTACGACCATTGCTGCGCTTAATCCCAGATAATCCCAGTGAAGTTGGTCGGTATAGAAGATAGCGATCACCATAATTGCACCTAAATCATCTACAATTGCCAGAGCAGCCAAGAATATTTTTAAAGAAAGCGGTGCCCGTTTCCCAAGCATCGAAATAATGGCGAGAGAAAACGCAATGTCTGTTGCCATCGGGATTGCCCAGCCATTTGCATATTCGGTGCCGTGGTTGAAAAAGTAATAAATTAAAGCGGGAACAATCATTCCGCCGATTGCCGCGATAATGGGTAATGAAGCAGACTTAAAGGTTGAAAGTTCACCTTCTACGATTTCCCGTTTGATTTCTAAACCGACGAGCAAAAAGAAAATTGCCATCAAACCGTCATTTATCCAGATGCTCAGCGGATAATTAAGATGAAAAATTTCAGTTCCGATGTGGGTATCCAGTAAATTTTGAAATGAAACTCCGAGTGAAGAATTCGCGATAAAGAGTGATATTAAAACACAAAGGATTAAGAGTATTCCTGAAGATTGTGAACTGTGAAGAAATTTTTTAAAATATTCGGTAATGAGCATAGGATTTATTTAGTGGTGTTTTTTACATTCGTTTTACACGGGAAACACCATTAATATTTTTGAGTTGTTTGAAAGTTTCGTCCAGCTGGCTTCGGTTTCTCACTTCCAGATTAATGCTGCCTAAAAAGACGCCGTTATTAGATTCAATAGACATGCTTTTCATGTCCATATTCATGTTGTTGCTGATGACTGCTGTAATATCGTTGATCATTCCCATGCGGTCGAGGCCTTCAATTTCAATTTTTATTCTGTTTTTGAAACTTTCCTCATTGACCCATTTTGCCGGTAAAACCCGATAGTCATATTGGGCACGAAGGTTTATCGCATTGGGACAGTTGTCATTATGAACTTTAATTCCTTCAGAAATAGTAATGAATCCGAAAATTCTGTCGCCCGGAATTACGGTACAGCATTTCGCATACGAATAATTCATTTTCTGCTCATCTTTTCCGAAAACAATCATGTCAAGATTGGTTTCCGGCGTTTCGGTGAAGAGCTCGTTTTTGGTTGGCGATTTGCGGAAACGTTGTAGAATATTACTGAAAATTCCTTTTCCTTCGGTATATTTTTTAATGTCACCGATGTCTAAATCACCATTTTGAAATTTGAGAAATAATTCCTGAGAACTTTTTAACTCAAAGAATTTCTGCATTTTATTTATTTCCTCATCATTGAAATTAAGTTTTGCGTGGCGCATTTTTCTTTGCAGGATTTCTTTTCCTTCTTCCACTAAACCATTATTTTCAGAATTCAGAATAGCTTTTATCTTTGATTTGGCTTTCGAAGTGACTACAAAATCCAGCCAGTCTACTTTGGGTTTTTGGTTTTGTGAGGAAAGGATATCAACCTGGTCGCCATTTAATAAAACATAGGAAATAGGCACTAATTTACCGTTTACTTTCGCGCCAAGACATTTTGTTCCTAAATCCGAATGCACTGAAAATGCAAAATCTAAAGCAGTAGAGCCAATCGGCAGCGTTTTTATTTCCCCTTTTGGGGTAAAGACAAATACTTCTTTTGAATATAAATTAAGCTTAATGTCATCTAAGAGTTCTGTCGTACTCATCGACTGCTGATTTTCCAGCACTTCACGGATTTCTCTTACCCAACGTTCAAAGTTTTTTTCATCAGAACTTTGTTGGTAACCTTCCTTGTATTTGTAGTGAGCTGCGACGCCTTTTTCAGCGATATCATCCATCCGTTCGGACCGGATTTGAACTTCAATCCATTTTTTATCAGGGCCTAAAATGGTAAGATGCAGACTTTCATAACCGGTAGAACGCGGCTGAGAAATCCAGTCCCGCATTCGCTGAGGATTACTGTGATAAAGGTCTGTAACGATAGAATAGATTTTCCAGGCGAGAAATTTTTCGTTCTTAGCATCGGATTTATAAATAATTCTGATGGCATAATTATCAAAAACCTCATCGAAAGACACTCCCTGTTTGAGCATTTTACGGTAAATAGAAGAAATTGCTTTTGCTCTTCCTTTAATTGAAACATTTAGATTTTCATCTTCTAATTGTTCCGATACCTCTTTTTTAAATTCTTCGATGTATTTCTCGCGGCTTTCTTTCGCCAGTTCTAATTTCGAAGAAATGTCAAAATAGACTTCCGGATTATTAAATTTTAAAGAAAGGTCTTCTAATTCTGATTTGATGTTATACAGACCGAGCCGGTGGGCAAGCGGTGCATAAATATAAATTGTTTCCGAGGCAATTTTTTTCTGCTTCTCCGGCGTCATACTTTCCAGGGTCCGCATATTGTGCAGTCGGTCTGCAATTTTAATTAAAATCACCCTGAAATCTTCGGAAAGAGTGAGCAAAAGCTTACGGTAATTCTCTGATTGTATCGAAATATTCTGGTGATTCATGACCGCGATCTTGGTCAGTCCGTTGACAATATCTGCAATTTTTTTTCCAAATATTTTTTTGAGGTCGTCGTAAGTATAGTCGGAGTCTTCGATCACATCGTGCAGAAGTGCACACGCAATCGATGTGGCACCCATCCCAATCTCGTTGGCCACAATTTTTGCTACCTCAATCGGGTGATAGATATAAGGTTCACCTGTTTTTCTGCGCTGGTCTTTATGGGCATCTAAAGCAATATCGAACGCTTTCCGGATGAGTTTGTTCTGTTCCTCATCCAGCTTGCGGTACGTATTGGTAATTAAATCTTTATACCTTGCGAGAATTTCTTTATTTTCCTGTTCTAAATCGTAAACCATTTATAAAAGCCAATTAGGACACGAAAGTAAGAAAAAAAAGTCCAAATAGGTGGACAAAACCCAAAAAATGTATTAATAGAAACTGGTTTTCTGAATGAAACTCTGATCGCTGAAAGGGCATATTCATCGCGATTGTAAGAAAATCCGTGTCAGCGTATTTAAACCGATAAAAATATATTGAAGCTAATAAAAGCTAGGATTGAAAGTAATTAAATCCATAAGAGAGAATTTTTTTTTTAACATAGGAGACAAATGAGTTTTAGAAAATAAAGAACCCTTCAAATTTTGAAAGGTTCCTGGTTAATTATATTAAAGAGTTTTTGATATTAGGGTTATATGTAATTTATGAAAAACTCCCAGGTTTTTGTTATTATAATAGATCCGTAAAAAAACCGCTTCTAAAATACAACGAAATTAGGATTCTGGGGAATTTCCAAAATTGACTTCAGCATTGATCCCTTCCGATTGACCCCTGTAATTAAGGCTCGGGGAATTGAATATCTCTGCTTTGGCACGTAATGCCACTATTTTTTTTAAATAATCTAAAGATTTTGCATCGCTAAATTTTATGTTCTCAAAATAATTTTGATGAATGCAGTTGTTTCTTGAAAAGACTTCCTTTACCTTTTCGGTTTCTTCCGGATCCTTTACTTTTACACTGACCACCAAACTGTCGTCTTCAAGTTCGGTTTTGTCTTTAAAAAAATATTGCCATATAGAGGTTTTTATTTTTTTATGAATGTTCTCTTCATGCAAATATAGAATGTAATCCTGATTCTGAATACCTGCATTTTCTAAGTCCTGGCCAATTTGGTGAGACTGACTTTGGCTTTCAAATAAGCCTGTGATAATTGATGCCATTATTCTAAATTTTAAATTTACACTACAAAGTTTACGTATTTAATGCGAAAAATGCAAGTAAAAACAATAGTTATTATGTATTAATTGAAAATAGAAGGATATATTGTTAATATATTTAACTTTTAAAAAATATTAATTCTTTATATTTGAGCACAAAAAAGTAAAAAATGAAGAAGCTGATCCCTTTTGTTCTATTGATTTCCCAGTTTTTTTTCACACAGAATGTCGCACATAATTTAGATGCTGCAACCAGGAAATTATTAGCTTCTGCCTCTGCATATTCCTCAATTGTTTCCATGTATGTGGCGGACGAAGGCGGCAATTTGGTGTATGAAAAAAATGGCAATGCGGGCCTTTCCAGTGCTTCTACGCAAAAGATATTTACGGCCGCTGCAGCTTTAGAAACTTTAGGCAAAGATTTTCAGTTTGTCACCAGAGCCTATTATTCCGGGACTCTTTCGTCAGGCTTTTTGGCGGGCGATCTTTTCGTGACATCAACAGGTGATCCCACTTTGGGAAGTTGGAGGTATGATGGATATAAACCCGAAAATTTTAAACAAAAATTAATTCAGTCTTTAAGGGGAAAAGGGATTTCTAAAATTTCCGGTAATTTGATTATTGACGATTCCTATTTTGACTTTCTCACGACTCCCGGTGGTTGGCCCTGGAACGACCTGGGGAATTATTACGGTGCAGGAGTTTGGGGAATCAACTGGCGCGAAAATCAGTTCGATATGCAGATGCTCGGCGGCGAAATCAAAAAATTAAATGTCGATTTGCCCAATGTGAAATGGGTGAATGATATTGAAACAAACGGAAATTCTGATCAATGCCTGATTTATACGGCGCCCCATTCTGAGGTAGCTTATATCAATGGAGTGTTGCCAGTGAAAGGGATTACGGTTTCCGGAGCAACTCCAAATCCACCTTTAACTTTAGGACAGGAAATAAAAAATTGGCTGAAAGAATCCGGAATTGAATTTAATGGAAAAGTGACTTCTACCTCACAGCAAAGAATTGATGGTGAGAAAACAGCTGCCGTTCCGGCGAATAATCTTTTGCTCGAATATAAGTCGCCGACTTTAGATCAAATTATCTTTTGGTTTATGCGGAAAAGCATCAATTTTTATGGGGAAACTTTAATTAAAACTTTAGGAAAAGAAAAGAATAATGAGGGAAGTTTTGATGCAGGAATTTCCTACCTGAAAGATTTCTGGAAATCAAAAGGAATTAATCCGGCCATGATCAATTTTGCAGACGGAAGTGGACTTTCTCCCCAAAACTACGTTTCGGCAAAAGCAGAAGTGCAGTCGTTGCTTTACAGCAAAAAACAACCTTGGTTTAATGAATTTTACGATGGATTTCCGACCCAGGGAAATGGGATGAAATTGAAAAGTGGAACCATGAAAGACACCAAATCATTTGCCGGCTACCATACTTCGAAAAACGGAAAAAAATATGTTTTCGCAATCATTATTAATAATTATCAGGGCGGCAATGTTGGCGATGCATTATTGCAAGTGCTGAACGTTTTAAAATAGTTGTATTTTCGTACGATGAAGAGACGCGGGATTTTTTCCAAACTTAATAACTGGATTATTTATATATTGCTTACATCGGCTGTTGCAGGTGTAGTAGCGGCTTCTGTTGTTCTGATTAATTATTTGCGGAAAGAGGAAATCAAAAGGATTGAACTTTTTGCGACCACGATCAAATATCAGCAGAATGAAATCATCGAAGATCCCATGACTTTGGATTTGATTCTGCAGATTAACAAAACCAATAATACAATTCCTGTAATTGTTACCGATAAAAATAAGAAGCCCCTGGGTCTTGATTTTCAGAGAAATATCCCCGAAGCAATTCAGAATGATCCTCAGAAAATGCAGGCTTTGGTGAATAAAATGGCCAGTTCGTACAAGCCCATTGAACTGCAGATGCCGGATGGAAATAACCAATATGTCTATTACACCAATTCCAATTTATTAAATAATTTGAGGTATTCACCCTATATTTTAGGTCTGCTTATTTTGGCTTATATTTTCTTTTCTTTCTGGTTTCTGCGGACAATCAAAAAAACCGATGAAGGTTATGTTTGGGCAGGTTTGGCAAAGGAAACTGCGCATCAGATCGGAACACCGCTTTCATCAATGATCGGTTGGATTGAAATTCTCCGCATGGAAAATGAAAACAGCGAAGGCGTAAAAGAAATCGAAAATGACATCAACAGATTGAAAACGATTTCTGAAAGGTTTTCGAAAATCGGTTCTGTTCCCGAGCTTAATGATTTGAATATCAATGAAACCATACAACAGAATTACGATTATCTGAAATCAAGAATTTCGCGGAAAGTAAGTTTTATGCTGATCTTGCCAAAAGAACAGATCCTGATTCCGCACAGCAGAATTCTGCTGAGCTGGGTGATTGAAAATATTGTAAAAAATGCGGTAGATGCGATGAGAGGAGAGGGGCGTCTGGAAATCGAACTCTACGAAAAAAGTAAAAACATTGTCATCGATATCAAAGATTCCGGCTCGGGAATGACAAGAACCCAAGCAAGAAATGCTTTCAAAGCAGGTTATTCCACAAAAAAAAGAGGATGGGGACTGGGTTTGTCTTTAGCAAAAAGAGTCATCAAGGAATACCACCGTGGCGATATCAAAATTGCACAAACTGAACTCGGCGTGGGAACAATTTTCAGAATTACCATGAGAAATTCTTAGTTTTTGTTTGTTTTACCAAAAGAAAAAAATGCCGTTTCCAGAAGAAGCGGCATTTTTTATTTTATAAAACGGGGTGTATTTTTTATACCGTTTATTTTTGCTGAGAATAATAAATGTAATAGTTCTCATCTAATTTTACCGGATCTCCAGACGCTAATGTCACCGTTTGCCAATTTTCAGTCGGATTGATTTCCTGGTTACCGTTAATTCTGAGCGGCAATTTTAAATCCTTTACAATCTGCGTATAGCGGTATTTTAAAGTATTTCCGGTTTGTGAATATTCTAAAGTCGGAATTTTGGTCGTTCTTAGATATTGATCAAAAACAGTAGAAAAATCAATCCCGGATTTTTTAGAAATATAATCTTCTACCTGTTTTGTGGTAACGGTTTGATGGTAGAAATCTTTATTCAAACCACGCAGAATTTGTCTGAACTTTTCATCGTTATTAATGACTTGGCGAATCGTATGAATCATGTTGGCACCTTTGTAATACATATCGCTGCTTCCTGATTTTGCAACGCCGTAAGGACCAATAATTGGCCCGTCATTTCTAATGTTTTTACGGATTCCGACTAAGTATTTTTCAGCCGCTGCTTTGCCCATAAAATCCTCCACAAACAAGGTTTCAGAATAATTGGTGAAACCCTCATGAATCCACATATCTGCCTTGTCTTTTGCGGTGATATTATTGGCAAACCATTCGTGTCCGCTTTCATGAATGATGATGAAATCCCAGTTTAAACCAACTCCGGTTCCTGATAAGTCACGACCTAAATAACCGTTTTCGTAATTGTTTCCATATCCTACGCCACTTTGATGTTCCATCCCGAGATAGGGCGTTTCTATCAGTTTATAAGAATCTTCGTAGAAAGGATATGGACCGAACCAGTGTTCGAAGGCTTTCATCATCGGTTTAACCTGTTGAAACTGTTTTTGGGCTTTCTCCAGATTATAGTCCAAAACCCAGTAATCCAAATCAAGTGCACCTTTTTCGCCGGCATAAGTTTCTTTAAAATTGACGTATTTCCCAACATTAGGAACGATAGAATAAAGATTGATTGGATTTTTAACTTCCCACGTATAAACCTTTTTATCTTTTTCAGATTTTTGGGCAATCAATCTTCCATTTCCTACACCAACCAAATCTTTGGGGGTAATGATTTTCATAATCATGCCGTTATCAGGTTCATCACTCCAGAGATCTTTCGAGGGCAACCAAACCGAAGCGCCGATTCCTTCCTGAGCCACAGACATCCACGGATTTCCCTGGGCATCTTTCTTGAAAACCCAGCCACCGTCCCAAGGCGCATTTTTGGCCACAACAGGATTTCCGGAAAATTGAATGGTGAAAGAATGCGTTTCGCCTTTTTTATAATTTTTCTTCGCCGTGATGAAAATAAAATCGCCTTCTCTTTTTGAAGAATATGATTTGGTGTCAGAACCGATGATTTTGTAATTCATCGGCTGCTGTAAATCGATTTGAAATACAGGGTTTTTAACGTCTTTTAAAATTTCAAAAGTTATTTTGTTCGTACCGGAAACCGACTGATCTGCGAACTTTGGTTCCACAGAAATTTCATATTTTTTGACATCCCAGAAATTCCTGAATTCGGTGTTAGAGCCTTTTAGCGAATCTTGTTTTGTGAATTGCTGTGCAGAAAAAACTGCAGAAGTGAAAATAAGAAGGGCAAGAGTTTTTTTCATTTTTAAAGAAATAAGTGGAACAAATATAATTATTATTTTGTTCGGGGAATCTTTGGAACGTTATGTGTAAGTAAAATTCAGTATTTTTGAAAAAATTTATTGAATGAAGATTAGAATTATTTCCACCGTTTTTGCTTTAGTTTTTCTTGTTTCCTGTAATAAAGACAAGGAAATTCTCAATACTTTAAATGACTATAATCTTTCGATGGAAAGCAAAGGTTATCATTTTGGGGATCATTTAGAGCTACCGAAAGAGGTGACCGATAATGCGGAAAGTATCTCGATTAGTTTTGGTGACAAAGAAACCTCAAAGCTGGTAGTTGATCCCGCATATTTTACTTTAGGAGATAATCAGGTTACTTTTAATATCAAGAAAAAAGGCGGTGAGATTTTAAATCAAGATGCGACTATTAACGTTTTTGCGAAAAACCCAGCAGCAAAATTAACCTACGAAATCGTAAAAGAATATCCTCACGACCCGAAAAGTTTTACCCAAGGTTTTCAAATTGACGGCAACACTATTTATGAATCTGATGGACAGTTAGGAGAATCCAGAATTTGGAAATATACCCTTGGAACAACTACTCCGATTGCGCAAACAACTCAAGCCGATGATGTTTTTTCCGAAGGTTGTGCGATTGTTGGTGACAAAATTTATCAATTGACTTGGAGAAATAAAAAAGGATTTGTTTACGACAAAAACTCTTTGAAAGAGTTGAGCGAATTTCCTTATCCAAATGTGATGGGTGAAGGTTGGGGTTTAACTTATGACGGTAAAGACTTAATTGCTTCTGATGGAACAAAAAATATTTATTTCCTCAGCGTTTCTGACCCGTCGAAAATGGTTCGTTACATTTCGGTCGCAGGAAATACCGAAGCGTATGACCAACTCAATGAACTGGAATATCATAACGGATTCATCTATGCAAATGTTTGGCACAAAGACGTCATTTTAAAAATAAATCCAAAGAATGGGGAAGTGGTTGGAACAATTGATTTTACAGATATTGCCAAGCAATATACCGATATTGATAGCGAAAATACTTTAAACGGAATCGCATTTAAAGGAGATAATATGTTGATTACCGGAAAATTATGGTCGAAAATTTACGAGGTTTCAATCAAATAATTAAATGCTGAAAGTTTTTAAAATATTGATTCTATTTTTATTTTGTTCACTTTCTGCGCAGAAAATTCTTCCTTTTGATACGTTAAGATTAGCAACAGCCAAAGATCTTTTCGCAGATGATTACGGTAATATTTATCTCTACAAAAACCAAGATTTCAGCTTTACAAAATACGATTCTCTGGGAAATCAGAAAGCGAAACTGATGCTGACTTTGCCGTTCCGGATTCAGTCGGTGCAGAATCCTTTAAACATTCCCTCATTTTCTGAAAATGCTCAGGAATTAAAGTTTTTTGACCAAAATTTAAATCAGATTCAAACCATTAATTTCCGGCAGAAATTCGGATTTATCAAAACTGCTTATGTAGAAGATCTGCAGCAGGTGTGGCTTTTGGATGAAAGTACGAAACGATTAATTCAGTACAATTTCCGGGATGACCGTATCATCAATACCTTTTCATTTAATCTTAATTTTGAAAATATCATCGATCTTTTAATTTTCGAAAAAAAGGTTTATTTCTTACATGACGATCATTTGTCGGTTTATAATTTCAAATCAGAAAAAACAGCTGATTTTGCGCTGGAAAATGGCCGGAAACTTCGCCGTGAAAATGACCGGATATTTATTATTTCCAAAACTGCCATCCATAAAATAGAGGAGCACGCTTTGAAAACTGTTTTTAAGGCTGACAATTCGCAAATTGTGGATAAAAACTCTGCTTCTTATTTTGTTATCAAAGGGAACAAACTTTATCTTTACCCCCTCGAAAAAGACTTTGGAATTAAATAACAACTATCTTTTAATAAAGAAAATTTAGAATTAATTTATGGTCTTTTTCGAAAAATAAATTACTGATTCATTAAATAAAATTTAGAAATGCACATTGCTGTTACAGGAAATATCGGCGCGGGAAAAACGACTTTAACCACTATGTTATCAAAACATTACGGTTGGGAAGCGCAATTTGAAGATGTAGATCATAATCCTTATTTGGAGGATTTTTATGCCGATATGAGCAAATGGAGTTTTGCCTTACAAATTTATTTTTTGGGAAGTAGATTCCGCCAGGTGAAAGAAATTCGGGATAGCGGAAAAAGCGTCATTCAGGACCGTACGATTTATGAAGATGCACACATTTTTGCTGAAAATCTAAATGACATGGAACTGTTGACTGACCGTGATTTCGCCAATTATTCCTCTGTTTTTCATCTGATGAAAAGTTTTGTTTCGGCACCTGATCTGTTGATTTATTTAAAGTCCGATGTGCCCAATCTGGTGAAGAAAATTTACAAAAGAGGACGTGATTATGAAGCGTCAATTTCTATCGAATATCTTTCGAAACTGAACCAGAAATATGAAAGTTGGATTTCTGAATACAGCGAAGGGAAACTATTGGTCATCGAAGTAGATGATTTGGACTTTGTGGAAAGACCTGAAGATTTTGGTTTAATTCTGCAAAGAATAGAAACCGAATTGCACGGATTGTTTTAGATTTTTTTATTAGGGGAAAATGAAGAGCCATAATTTGATGCGCTGTAACCAAGTCCGTAATATTTGCTGTAACCTTTTAATTTAAAGAAAATGATTAAAATTCTTCATAATAATTCCTGTTCGAAAAGTCGCGGTATTTTAGAATATCTGGATGAAAACGGGATTCCTTTTGAAATTATTGATATCATCAATCAGCCGCTGAGCGAAACGGAGCTGCGGACTGTTTTGAAGAAACTTCATTGTCCGGTAAAGGATTTGGTGAGAACAAATGAGAAGTTACATAAGGAACAGTTTAAAGACAGGAATTTATCGGATGAAGATTTAATCCAGATGTTAGTGAAAAATCCGGAGTTGATTCAAAGACCGGTAATCATTAAAGGTTCCGTCGCAATGATCGGCCGTCCCATCGAAAATGTAAAACTTTTTATTGAAAAATAATTAAATTAACGTTTTGAAAGCATCGTCGAGATGTGAATATTTAAAATCAAATCCCTGCGATTTGATTTTTTTGTTATCCGCCCGGGTGCCTTCTAAAATAATCGAACTCATTTCTCCTAAAACTGTTTTCAGTATAAAAGACGGAACATTCAAAGGAAGAAAAAACTTATCCGAAGCTTTTGCCAGTTTTTTCATGAAGTCTTTATTTGTTAAGGTTTCATCAGCGACTGCATTGTATTTTCCATTGATTGCAGAATTTTCAACAGCGGTTACATACATATTGACCAGATCATCGATATGAATCCAGTTCATCCATTGTTTACCGGATCCCACTGCAGAACCCATATTTAAATCGATTGTTTTTTTCAGCATGGGAAATGCTCCTCCTTCTTTTGATAAAACCATGGCCGTTCGCAAACAAACAATTCTATCTGAAATTTCAGAAAATTGGTCTGCAGCTTTTTCCCAATCTTCACAAAGTTTTGCGAGAAAATCTGTTTTTACAATTCCGGAATCTTCAGTTAAAATACGGTCAGAATTAAACGTTCCGTAATAATTAATTCCCGAGGCAGAAATGAATGATTTTAAGTGGATTCCCTTTTTCCGGCAATAATCAAACAGCAGGTTGGCAGAATCAATTCTGCTGGAATGCATTTCTTTTTTATAACTGTCGGTCCATCTTTCGCTGATGTTTGCGCCCGCCAGATGAATGATGCAATCTAAATTTTCAAAAGCCTTTTCGTCGATTTTTTTTTCAGCCACGTTCCAGTAGAATTCATTTTTTGCATTACTTTTTGAGCGGCTTAGAATTCTTACAGAATGTTGATGTTCTTCCAGCTTTTTGACTAATTCATTTCCGACCAGTCCTGTCCCGCCTGTAATTAGAATATTCATATGCATTAATTAAAGGGACATAACTCCTTCGATTTCGCCCACTTTTTTATAAACGGAAATTACATGTTCAGCATCCAGCACAAAAGCCGTAATAGTGAGTGAGGTATATTTTGCGTTTTTGCTGTCCCGCGTTGTCAGTGTAAATTTCAAATCATCAAACACACGGTAAATTTCTGTGATTTTTCTTTCTTCATTTAAAACAATGAATTTGAACTGATAATCTTCGGGGAAATAGTGAGTGGCTTCCAGTTTTTCTTTTAAAGAACTGTAAAAATCTTCGGAGCTTTTATGATCTTGGTTTTCAATAATATTAGCCATTTTATATTTGTTTTAGTTAAAAAAAATCCGGCCTAAACC
Encoded here:
- a CDS encoding sensor histidine kinase; its protein translation is MKRRGIFSKLNNWIIYILLTSAVAGVVAASVVLINYLRKEEIKRIELFATTIKYQQNEIIEDPMTLDLILQINKTNNTIPVIVTDKNKKPLGLDFQRNIPEAIQNDPQKMQALVNKMASSYKPIELQMPDGNNQYVYYTNSNLLNNLRYSPYILGLLILAYIFFSFWFLRTIKKTDEGYVWAGLAKETAHQIGTPLSSMIGWIEILRMENENSEGVKEIENDINRLKTISERFSKIGSVPELNDLNINETIQQNYDYLKSRISRKVSFMLILPKEQILIPHSRILLSWVIENIVKNAVDAMRGEGRLEIELYEKSKNIVIDIKDSGSGMTRTQARNAFKAGYSTKKRGWGLGLSLAKRVIKEYHRGDIKIAQTELGVGTIFRITMRNS
- a CDS encoding M1 family metallopeptidase produces the protein MKKTLALLIFTSAVFSAQQFTKQDSLKGSNTEFRNFWDVKKYEISVEPKFADQSVSGTNKITFEILKDVKNPVFQIDLQQPMNYKIIGSDTKSYSSKREGDFIFITAKKNYKKGETHSFTIQFSGNPVVAKNAPWDGGWVFKKDAQGNPWMSVAQEGIGASVWLPSKDLWSDEPDNGMIMKIITPKDLVGVGNGRLIAQKSEKDKKVYTWEVKNPINLYSIVPNVGKYVNFKETYAGEKGALDLDYWVLDYNLEKAQKQFQQVKPMMKAFEHWFGPYPFYEDSYKLIETPYLGMEHQSGVGYGNNYENGYLGRDLSGTGVGLNWDFIIIHESGHEWFANNITAKDKADMWIHEGFTNYSETLFVEDFMGKAAAEKYLVGIRKNIRNDGPIIGPYGVAKSGSSDMYYKGANMIHTIRQVINNDEKFRQILRGLNKDFYHQTVTTKQVEDYISKKSGIDFSTVFDQYLRTTKIPTLEYSQTGNTLKYRYTQIVKDLKLPLRINGNQEINPTENWQTVTLASGDPVKLDENYYIYYSQQK
- a CDS encoding glutaminyl-peptide cyclotransferase; the protein is MKIRIISTVFALVFLVSCNKDKEILNTLNDYNLSMESKGYHFGDHLELPKEVTDNAESISISFGDKETSKLVVDPAYFTLGDNQVTFNIKKKGGEILNQDATINVFAKNPAAKLTYEIVKEYPHDPKSFTQGFQIDGNTIYESDGQLGESRIWKYTLGTTTPIAQTTQADDVFSEGCAIVGDKIYQLTWRNKKGFVYDKNSLKELSEFPYPNVMGEGWGLTYDGKDLIASDGTKNIYFLSVSDPSKMVRYISVAGNTEAYDQLNELEYHNGFIYANVWHKDVILKINPKNGEVVGTIDFTDIAKQYTDIDSENTLNGIAFKGDNMLITGKLWSKIYEVSIK
- a CDS encoding deoxynucleoside kinase; this encodes MHIAVTGNIGAGKTTLTTMLSKHYGWEAQFEDVDHNPYLEDFYADMSKWSFALQIYFLGSRFRQVKEIRDSGKSVIQDRTIYEDAHIFAENLNDMELLTDRDFANYSSVFHLMKSFVSAPDLLIYLKSDVPNLVKKIYKRGRDYEASISIEYLSKLNQKYESWISEYSEGKLLVIEVDDLDFVERPEDFGLILQRIETELHGLF
- a CDS encoding arsenate reductase family protein, translated to MIKILHNNSCSKSRGILEYLDENGIPFEIIDIINQPLSETELRTVLKKLHCPVKDLVRTNEKLHKEQFKDRNLSDEDLIQMLVKNPELIQRPVIIKGSVAMIGRPIENVKLFIEK
- a CDS encoding TIGR01777 family oxidoreductase — its product is MNILITGGTGLVGNELVKKLEEHQHSVRILSRSKSNAKNEFYWNVAEKKIDEKAFENLDCIIHLAGANISERWTDSYKKEMHSSRIDSANLLFDYCRKKGIHLKSFISASGINYYGTFNSDRILTEDSGIVKTDFLAKLCEDWEKAADQFSEISDRIVCLRTAMVLSKEGGAFPMLKKTIDLNMGSAVGSGKQWMNWIHIDDLVNMYVTAVENSAINGKYNAVADETLTNKDFMKKLAKASDKFFLPLNVPSFILKTVLGEMSSIILEGTRADNKKIKSQGFDFKYSHLDDAFKTLI